The Verrucomicrobiota bacterium genome segment AGCGGCCGAGCAGGGCCGAAAACTGGTGTTTAACTACGCCGTCGGCGTCAGCACGCCGGCACCGGCCACCCGCAGTTCGCCGCCTTTACCCTGGGCCAGCGTCACGCCGACGGCCTCCCCGGCCGCTACTCGGCGTTAATCGCCGGGTTGACATCTTTCATCGACGTTGTGCGCGGAGCGGTGTAACTGAAAAATCATGAGTTTACCCGCAATTGGATTTGTTGGCGTCGGACGCATGGGCGCAAATATGGCGCGGCGCTTGCGAGATGTGGGCTATCCGATCGTCGCAGTGCACGATGCGCAACGGGAAACGGCAGAGAGCGTTGCATCGGAGCTTGAGGCCGGGGCGGCCGAACGCGTTTCTGAGGTCAGCCGGTTGGCCGAGGTCATTTTCACCGTTGTGACCGATGACGCTGCGATGCGTTCGATCTACTTTGGACCGGACAATCTGTTTGAGCATGCGCGCGGCAAATTTTTCGTGAACTGCGCAACGATCAGTCCGGCCGTCCACATTGAAGTCGAACAGGCCGGCGCGGAACGCGGCGCTCACGTCCTGGAAGCCCCCATGGCTTCCAGCATTCCACAGGCACGTGAAGGCAAGCTGTACATGATGCTGGCCGGCGACCAGACGGCTTACCGGTGGGTGGAACCGATCCTTGAACAGCTGACCTGCGCCCGCCATTTCATCGGTAAACCGGGCAGTGCGGCCGCGCTGAAGGCATTGGTTAACATGGTCATGAACATCAACACCGCCGGCCTGGCGGAGGGGTTGGGTCTGGCCGAAGCGCTCGGGTTGGACCTGGCGCTCGTGAACGACGTGTTTTCGCAAACGGGCGCCAATTCCCGCGTCCTTGAGACCGACGGCCAGGACATGATCGACCGGGAGCACTCCGTTTTTTTCTCGGCGGCGCACGCCGCGAAAGACAGCGGGATTGCGCTCAGCCTGGCCCAGCAGCACGGCCTGCAACTGCCGCTGTTGGACGCTTCCAAACGGCAGTTTGACCGGATGGTGCAAATCGGCTTGGGCGGCATCGACAAATCCGGGATTTCGGAGCTCACGTTTCTATCCCGCCGGGCCAAGGACTGAAAGGGCGGGCTGTCCAGACGCGGCGCGGGCCGTTTCATGATCTCCGATTGCGAGACCGGCGAAATCAAGGGAAGCGGGTCAGCCGCTCTCTTTTTCCGGCGCTGGAAGGCGGCTGCCCCCGTAGGGCAGGTCCTCGTGATTCATGGCCTGGGTGAAAGCACGGGCCGCTATCTCCACGTCGGACGATGCTTCCAGCAGGCCGGTTTTAACGTTTTTGCCGTAGACCTGCGCGGGCACGGGCGCAGCAGCGGGCAACGGGGCGCCTTTGCCCGTTATGAGGACCTGGCCAGCGACGTCGAGACTGCCCTGGCCGGCCTTGAGGTCAAAGCGACCATCATCTTCGCCCACAGTTTCGGCGCCCAACTAGCGTTCTGGACGCTTGCCCGCAGCCCATATCGTCCCTTAGGCCTGATTGCGAGTGCTCCCTGGCTGGAGCTTACCTCTCCACCCGGGCCCTCGCTGCGACGCTTTGCCCAGGTGATGCGCCGGTGCTGGCCGGCCTGCCCATTTCCGACCGGGATCACCGGCGACAAGGTCTCATCGGACCCGGCTTTTATCGACGCACTCGACGATAAGCACCTGCTCATCCCGTTCATCCGCGTCCATACCTATTTCGAAGCCGAGCGCGCCGCCGGTGACCTGTTACGGCACCCATTCTGCCCGGTACCCGTCCTGGTCGCTCACGGTACGGCTGACCCGGTAACGTCGCCGGCGGTGACCCGGGAGTTCTTTAACCGGCTGGAGGCGCCCGCCAAGACCTTGAAACTGTACCCGGACCTGCGTCACGAGCTCCACAACGAGCGCGCGCGGGAAACCGTCTTGCGCGACTACGTGGCCTGGATGCGGGAGTTGGTGTCGAGCGGGGGCTGAATGCCATCACACGGCGGTCACAGCGGGTTTGGCGGGCACGGCGTAAGAGTTCACACGGCGAACACGGCGAGTCACGGCGACCACGGCGGGAAGAGGAAGAGGAAGAAGGGGAAAGGGTTCGGGGTTCGGGGTTCGGAGCGGCAGCATGGGGGGTGGGTGCGAGTGTCAACCTTTGAGTTGCCGCCGGGTCCTCTCGATCTGTGTCAATCTGTGTAATCTGTGGATGTTTTCTCGTTTTCTGCGTTCTTCTGCGTGGTCTGCGGATGATTCTGTCTTCCTACCATGCTCCGCCGGACGATTGGAGCCGGTGATACGACGTCTCCGAACCCCGAACCCCGAACGCCAAAACCCGAACTCTACCGGCCGTGTGGCTCAAAGAGCACCCGGATGCAGCCGCCCTGTTTACGCTTAAAAATGTTGAATGCCTTATCGGCTTCATGCAGTCCCAGGCGGTGGGTAATGACGACGGCGGGGTTGACCTCGCCTCGTTCGATGAACTGCAGCAAACGGTCCAGGTAACGCTGGGCATGCATCTGACCGGTGCGCAGCTGCAGACCTTTGTTCATCAACGCGCCCAACGGGATCTTATCGGCCAAGCCGCCGTAAACGCCGATAATCGAGACCGTGCCCCCCTTTCGGCAGGCAAGGATGGCTTCACGCACCACGTGCGGCCGTTCAGTCTCCAGGCGCAACGTCTGTTTCAGGCGGTCGTAAGCGCCTTCCAGCCCCGGATGGTGCGCTTCCATGCCGACTGCGTCGATGCAGGCATCCGGACCGCGGCCGCCGGTCAGTTCACGCAAGGCGTCCCGGACGTGCACTTTGGTGTAATCGAGGGTTTGGGCGCCGAAATGGCGGGCCGCCATGGTTAACCGCTCAGCGTAACGGTCGATGGCGATGACCCGCTCGGCGCCGAGCAGGTAAGCGCTTTTGATCGCAAAGAGGCCGACCGCACCTGCACCCCAGACCGCCACCACGTCGCCCCCTTTAATGTCACAGAGGTCGGCCGCCATAAAGCCGGTGGGAAACGCGTCAGACACAAAAAGTGCCTGCTCGTTGGTGATACCGTCCGGGACCTTGCGGGAACCGAGGTCGGCAAATGGCACCCGGATGTATTCGGCATGGCTGCCGGCATAGCCGCCGACCAGGTGCGAGTAGCCAAAAATTCCGCAGGGCGAGTATCCCCACAATTTCTCGGCCAGGTGCGCATTCGGGTTCGTGTTATCGCAAAGCGACCAGAGATCACGTTTGCAGTAATAACATGCGCCGCAGCCGATCACGGATCCGACCACGACCCGGTCACCCGGTTTGAGCCGGGTGACCGCGGGCCCGGTCTCGACGATTTCCCCCATGAATTCGTGGCCGATAATGTCCCCCTTTTCCATGAAGGGAATGAAGCCATCGTAAAGATGCAGGTCCGACCCGCAGATGGTCGTCGCGAGCACCTTCACGATGGCGTCGTGCGGGTTCAGGATTTTCGGGTCAGGAGCATTCTCCAGCCCCACTTTATTAATGCCTTGCCAGCAGATTGCTTTCATCACTCCACCTGAGGGTAACGCTTCGGGAACGGCGCCGGATGACCGATCAAATGCTCAGATCACCAATTGGGTGACAGGATTTTACCCAGCGGCGAGGGGCGCCCGGCGGCCTGCCCGTCAACCGAGCAAATTTCGCCCGCTTCGATCTGCTGCTTCAGTTGGTGCAACCCCCGGCTTACCCCGGAGCGCCAGCCTTGCGCCGCGACGTGATCGGCGATGACGCCGGCCGGGGAGGCGGCCCCTTCCTGTTGAATTTGGATTTCCACCTCGGTTCCC includes the following:
- a CDS encoding NAD(P)-dependent oxidoreductase, encoding MSLPAIGFVGVGRMGANMARRLRDVGYPIVAVHDAQRETAESVASELEAGAAERVSEVSRLAEVIFTVVTDDAAMRSIYFGPDNLFEHARGKFFVNCATISPAVHIEVEQAGAERGAHVLEAPMASSIPQAREGKLYMMLAGDQTAYRWVEPILEQLTCARHFIGKPGSAAALKALVNMVMNINTAGLAEGLGLAEALGLDLALVNDVFSQTGANSRVLETDGQDMIDREHSVFFSAAHAAKDSGIALSLAQQHGLQLPLLDASKRQFDRMVQIGLGGIDKSGISELTFLSRRAKD
- a CDS encoding glutathione-dependent formaldehyde dehydrogenase, producing MKAICWQGINKVGLENAPDPKILNPHDAIVKVLATTICGSDLHLYDGFIPFMEKGDIIGHEFMGEIVETGPAVTRLKPGDRVVVGSVIGCGACYYCKRDLWSLCDNTNPNAHLAEKLWGYSPCGIFGYSHLVGGYAGSHAEYIRVPFADLGSRKVPDGITNEQALFVSDAFPTGFMAADLCDIKGGDVVAVWGAGAVGLFAIKSAYLLGAERVIAIDRYAERLTMAARHFGAQTLDYTKVHVRDALRELTGGRGPDACIDAVGMEAHHPGLEGAYDRLKQTLRLETERPHVVREAILACRKGGTVSIIGVYGGLADKIPLGALMNKGLQLRTGQMHAQRYLDRLLQFIERGEVNPAVVITHRLGLHEADKAFNIFKRKQGGCIRVLFEPHGR
- a CDS encoding lysophospholipase; translation: MISDCETGEIKGSGSAALFFRRWKAAAPVGQVLVIHGLGESTGRYLHVGRCFQQAGFNVFAVDLRGHGRSSGQRGAFARYEDLASDVETALAGLEVKATIIFAHSFGAQLAFWTLARSPYRPLGLIASAPWLELTSPPGPSLRRFAQVMRRCWPACPFPTGITGDKVSSDPAFIDALDDKHLLIPFIRVHTYFEAERAAGDLLRHPFCPVPVLVAHGTADPVTSPAVTREFFNRLEAPAKTLKLYPDLRHELHNERARETVLRDYVAWMRELVSSGG